The Drechmeria coniospora strain ARSEF 6962 chromosome 02, whole genome shotgun sequence genome has a segment encoding these proteins:
- a CDS encoding glutaminyl cyclase, whose amino-acid sequence MRMPLRSSSLPLLAALLLLVCGTLAVTTLDDDDLRNIPSPGGDLDYRNGTLLAPILIPRVPGSEGSRKAQRHFVDFFKTKLPNWELEWQNSTSKTPATGNRDVPFSNLIFRRDPPGAPIGDISRLTLVAHYDSKYEPTGFLGAIDSAAPCAMLLHVARSIEDALKAKWDSDGGYDAMDGANGVQIILLDGEEAFVSWTDDDSLYGARSLAAEWESQAYPPKSTHKTPLHSIDLFVLLDLLGSTNPRVPSYFLTTHWAYKNMAGIEKRMRALGLLESKSDKPFLPEMEKAHEAFSGWMSISDDHVPFIKRGVNVLHIIPSPFPDVWHKMEDNGENLDGPTTKDWAKIVTAFTAEWLDLKGHMPKKVVTGEKSSVSRSVTSMKTEL is encoded by the exons ATGAGAATGCCGCTGCGCAGCTCTTCCCTCCCGTTGTTAGCAGCGCTGCTATTGCTCGTCTGCGGCACGCTCGCCGtcacgacgctcgacgatgatgacTTGCGCAACATCCCTTCCCCAGGGGGCGACTTGGACTATCGCAACGGCACCCTTCTCGCTCCGATTCTGATCCCCCGGGTGCCGGGATCCGAGGGCTCCCGCAAGGCGCAGCGGCACTTTGTAGACTTCTTCAAGACGAAGCTCCCCAACTGGGAGCTGGAATGGCAAAACTCAACGTCGAAGACGCCCGCGACCGGCAACCGAGACGTTCCTTTCTCCAACCTCATCTTCCGCCGCGACCCCCCCGGTGCGCCGATTGGCGATATATCGAGGCTCACGCTGGTCGCCCACTACgacagcaagtacgagccaaccggcttcctcggcgccatcgacAGCGCCGCGCCATGCGCCATGCTACTGCACGTGGCAAGAAGCATCGAGGATGCCCTCAAGGCCAAGTGGGATTCTGATGGGGGGTACGACGCGATGGATGGCGCCAATGGCGTGCAGATCATCTTGCtcgatggcgaggaggcaTTCGTCAGCTGGACAGATGACGACTCCCTGTACGGGGCAAG GTCGTTGGCCGCCGAATGGGAATCGCAGGCCTACCCGCCCAAGTCCACTCACAAGACACCCCTCCATTCGATCGACCTCTTCGTCTTGCTGGACCTCCTCGGCTCGACAAATCCTCGCGTTCCCTCATACTTCCTGACGACCCACTGGGCCTACAAGAACATGGCGGGCATCGAGAAGCGCATGAGGGCTCTAGGTCTCCTCGAGAGCAAATCGGATAAGCCCTTCCTTCCGGAGATGGAGAAGGCCCATGAAGCTTTCAGCGGATGGATGTCCATTTCCGACGACCACGTGCCCTTCATAAAGCGTGGTGTCAATGTGCTACACATCATCCCGTCGCCCTTTCCAGATGTCTGGCACAAGATGGAGGACAACGGTGAGAATCTCGATGGCCCGACAACAAAAGACTGGGCTAAAATTGTCACCGCCTTCACGGCCGAGTGGCTAGATTTGAAGGGGCACATGCCTAAGAAGGTGGTCACCGGAGAGAAGAGTAGCGTGTCTAGGAGTGTCACGAGCATGAAAACGGAGCTGTAG
- a CDS encoding oligosaccharyltransferase subunit ribophorin II yields the protein MRFSTASTLIALAGAVHTSASWSFSDGTVTLTSKKADDVTETFSDTEQVRDPLRLGDRDILKVSLTTKVGTTAKRPHQAFLILKESSGLEAPFPFTMKESGEGKVQFGQKDLPVQFVVSNSTLKASIVLGSSGSDQGSLTTVFEVSLARDPAAMSPTYEAPLRYGRLPEIHHIFREDPKNPPKIVSLVFSVAVLATVPALLVGWFHLGANVNHLQNALNGAPVSHILFFASILAMEGVFTMYYCHWKLFQTLPAIVLVTAVALESGKRALGEVQRRRLAGKR from the exons ATGCGCTTCTCGACAGCCTCGACGCTGATTGCCCTCGCGGGTGCAGTACATACCTCTGCGTCATGGAGCTTCTCGGACGGAACGGTCACCTTGACTTCCAAAAAGGCTGACGACGTGACTGAGAC GTTTTCCGATACCGAGCAAGTACGTGACCCATTGAGACTGGGCGACCGCGATATCCTCAAGGTATCCTTGACGACGAAAGTCGGCACCACGGCCAAGCGGCCTCACCAAGCATTCCTCATCCTCAAAGAGTCTTCTGGCCTCGAGGCACCTTTCCCGTTCACCATGAAGGAGTCGGGGGAAGGCAAAGTCCAGTTT GGCCAAAAGGACCTCCCTGTCCAGTTTGTCGTGTCGAATTCAACCCTGAAGGCttccatcgtcctcggctccTCCGGGTCGGACCAAGGATCCTTGACCACGGTTTTCGAAGTGTCCCTGGCACGCGACCCCGCTGCCATGTCGCCTACGTACGAAGCACCATTGCGATACGGCCGGCTCCCCGAAATACATCACATCTTCCGGGAAGACCCAAAGAACCCACCGAAGATTGTTTCGTTGGTCTTCTCGGTCGCAGTACTCGCCACCGTTCCAGCCCTCCTCGTTGGC TGGTTCCATCTCGGCGCAAACGTGAATCACCTCCAAAACGCCCTTAATGGCGCTCCAGTCTCTCACATCCTTTTCTTCGCCTCCATCCTAGCCATGGAAGGCGTCTTCACCATGTACTACTGCCATTGGAAGCTTTTCCAAACTCTACCCGCCATCGTCCTTGTCACCGCTGTCGCCTTGGAAAGCGGGAAAAGGGCTCTTGGTGAGgtgcagcgtcgacgactgGCAGGCAAGAGATGA
- a CDS encoding hypothetical protein (related to ethanolaminephosphotransferase) has product MSGGETLPLYEREDISTMAPNRKTAIAECISDEALIHLKSYKYSSVDKSPISKYILGPWLPPSLLPETERRPLVKVEHDTDEVRLQWNAFVEILPLWIAPNMVTLLGFFFILGNVLLLVIYMPDLVGPGPSWLYFSFAFGLFMYQTMDNVDGKQARRTGTSSGLGELFDHGIDSLNCTLASLLETAAMGLGTSHAGIFTALCPCLPMFFSTWETYHTHTLYLGVFNGPTEGLLIACAIMIVSGIWGPGVWTQPLANLFGPLLPGLGERLGETTIRDIWIGIIVFSLLVGHVPFCVLNVAKARRRQNLPIAPVFFEWIPMAVFTVSIGAWVFSPHSTLMHDNHLVLFCMTMSFVFGRLTTKMILAHLTRQPFPYWTVMLTPLVGGAVLGNLPIFGLPKISATTELYYLWAYLFFALVVYFRWAYLVITSICNFLGINALTIPKEKQAANKQARAATKLQEKST; this is encoded by the exons ATGTCTGGCGGCGAGACGCTGCCGCTTTACGAACGCGAAGACATCAGTACCATGGCACCCAACAGAA AAACAGCCATCGCAGAGTGCATCTCTGACGAGGCACTCATACACCTCAagtcgtacaagtactcgagCGTCGACAAGTCCCCCATATCAAAGTACATACTTGGTCCCTGG CTTCCCCCGAGCCTTCTCCCCGAAACCGAGCGCCGTCCTCTCGTCAAGGTGGAACACGACACTGACGAGGTCCGGCTGCAGTGGAACGCCTTTGTCGAGATTCTGCCGTTATGGATCGCTCCCAACATGGTCACACTTCTCGGCTTCTTCTTCATCTTGGGCAACGTCCTCCTGCTCGTCATCTACATGCCGGATCTGGTCGGCCCG GGGCCGTCATGGCTGTACTTTAGCTTCGCCTTCGGTCTTTTCATGTACCAAACCATGgacaacgtcgacggcaagcagGCCCGGAGGACCGGCACCTCGAGCGGATTGGGCGAGCTGTTCGACCACGGCATCGACTCTCTCAACTGCACGCTCGCCAGCTtgctcgagacggcggccatggggcTCGGCACGTCGCACGCCGGCATCTTCACCGCCCTCTGCCCCTGCCTGCCCATGTTCTTCTCCACCTGGGAGACGTATCACACCCACACCCTCTATCTCGGTGTGTTCAACGGGCCCACCGAAGGTCTGCTGATTGCCTGCGCCATCATGATCGTCTCCGGCATCTGGGGACCCGGAGTCTGGACGCAGCCGCTTGCCAACCTGTTCGGTCCCCTGCTCCCCGGTCTCGGTGAGCGGCTGGGCGAAACGACCATCAGGGACATTTGGatcggcatcatcgtcttctcgctcctcgtcggccacgtgcCCTTTTGCGTCCTGAACGTTGCCaaggcccgccgccgacagaATCTCCCGATCGCGCCCGTCTTCTTCGAATGGATTCCCATGGCCGTCTTTACCGTCTCGATTGGTGCCTGGGTCTTCTCGCCCCACAGCACCCTGATGCACGACAaccacctcgtcctcttctGCATGACAATGTCCTTTGTCTTTGGCCGCTTGACGACCAAGATGATCCTTGCCCATCTGACACGTCAGCCCTTTCCGTACTGGACCGTCATGCTGAcgcccctcgtcggcggcgccgtcctggGAAACCTGCCCATCTTTGGCCTCCCCAAGATCAGCGCCACGACGGAGCTGTACTATCTCTGGGCCTATTTATTCTTCGCGCTGGTGGTGTACTTCCGCTGGGCGTACCTCGTCATCACCAGCATTTGCAATTTTCTCGGCATCAATGCCCTCACGATCCCGAAGGAGAAGCAAGCGGCCAACAAGCAAGCTCGAGCGGCCACCAAGCTGCAGGAAAAGAGTACATGA
- a CDS encoding px domain-containing protein, translating to MASAILSDKRQAAAGMHGGETSISSVRPFASSSPRHLDIAARPGEAVDGAGRAAEAATEADLAASASSPPTSPPYWLNSSVQHGQRSTSNLSVDSILPAGAITLCDNDTTEGNDRSDACWAKSVEIVDYTTVNGSTTNIGAFVVWIVKVETLTGSYMNIRKRYSEFDELRRQLVLSFPNYAAAMPVLPPKSIISRFRPTFLEKRRAGLQYFLKYVSVTLCAVLFSRAHGERRLILDSCIILNPEFSGSPVLKEFLFA from the exons atggcgtcggcgatATTGAGTGACAAGCGGCAAGCGGCGGCCGGCatgcacggcggcgagacgtccatctcgtcggtCCGTCCGTtcgcttcctcctccccgcGTCACCTCGACATCGCCGCGCGGCCAGGCGAAGCAGTCGACGGGGCCGGCCgagcggcggaggcggcgacggaagCCGACCTCGCTGCGTCCGCATCCAGCCCTCCCACCTCGCCCCCCTACTGGCTCAACTCCAGCGTGCAGCACGGTCAGCGAAGCACGTCCAATCTTTCCGTCGACTCCATCCTCCCGGCGGGCGCCATCACGCTCTGCGACAACGACACGACCGAGGGCAACGACCGCAGCGACGCCTGCTGGGCCAAGAGCGTCGAGATTGTCGACTACACAACCGTCAACGGGAGCACGACCAACATCGGCGCCTTCGTGGTGTGGATCGTCAAGGTAGAGACGCTTACG GGAAGCTACATGAACATACGAAAGCGATACTCGGAGTTTGACGAGCTTCGGAGGCAGCTGGTCCTGTCGTTTCCCAACTACGCCGCCGCGATGCCCGTGCTGCCTCCCAAGAGCATCATCTCCAGGTTTCGGCCAACATTTCTGGAGAAGAGGCGGGCGGGGTTGCAGTACTTTCTAAAGTATGTGTCCGTCACCTTGTGTGCCGTCTTGTTTTCGCGTGCACATGGCGAGCGCCGACTGATCCTCGATAGCTGCATCATCCTGAACCCAGAGTTTTCCGGGTCGCCGGTGCTCAAGGAGTTTTTGTTCGCCTGA